Proteins from a single region of bacterium:
- a CDS encoding 3,4-dihydroxy-2-butanone-4-phosphate synthase, with amino-acid sequence MSDFDDVQQAIAALQAGKFVALLDHPEREGEADLLLAAQYATGDKLNLMITQARGLVTIAMLASRLEELGIPLLEPANTGSNWPRFAAPVDYTIGTTTGVSAFDRAATAVALTDPAARPEHFMRPGHLFPLAASPGGIAQRAGHTEGAVALARAAGLVPAVVMCEMLAPDGHMARGQVLQDIISEYGFAAVTVERVAEYGDR; translated from the coding sequence ATGAGTGACTTTGACGATGTCCAACAAGCCATCGCCGCCCTGCAAGCCGGGAAGTTCGTGGCCCTGCTCGACCATCCCGAACGCGAGGGTGAGGCCGACCTGCTGCTGGCGGCCCAGTACGCCACCGGCGACAAGCTCAATCTGATGATCACCCAGGCCCGGGGTCTGGTCACCATCGCCATGCTCGCCTCCCGCCTCGAGGAACTGGGCATCCCGCTGCTGGAGCCGGCGAACACGGGCAGCAACTGGCCCCGCTTCGCGGCTCCGGTGGACTACACCATCGGCACCACGACCGGCGTCTCGGCCTTCGACCGGGCTGCCACCGCCGTCGCCCTCACCGACCCGGCCGCGCGGCCGGAGCACTTCATGCGCCCGGGCCATCTCTTCCCCCTGGCTGCGTCGCCCGGCGGTATCGCCCAGCGCGCCGGCCACACGGAGGGCGCCGTCGCCCTGGCCCGGGCCGCCGGCCTCGTCCCGGCGGTCGTCATGTGCGAGATGCTGGCCCCCGATGGTCACATGGCGCGTGGACAGGTGCTCCAGGACATCATCAGCGAGTACGGCTTCGCGGCCGTGACGGTCGAGCGCGTCGCGGAGTATGGCGACCGGTAG
- a CDS encoding LamG domain-containing protein: MRQLVVLACCLGLPSGPLSLASAQDDPRQSPYFAVPELRQLMEWATLQVTFDAGSLVPDMAAGEYKPTVTGTPRFEPGLRGQALVAGDGSGAGIYPRAGNATFDTQGAVALWICPVAWTHVLGGNTIFTVTTNSTFYMQRQGPWYEGASLKRQEGVQFLLFNKTVGNGSLMYGTRDWPLGQWRLLVANWSWPTMSCSLDGGEFQSGTIKGKPRAEDFGAILIGANGGEKTLVDEVTFFRRPLSTAEAKALYEALCPR, encoded by the coding sequence ATGCGGCAACTCGTCGTACTCGCCTGCTGCCTCGGCTTGCCGAGCGGGCCCCTGTCGCTCGCCTCCGCCCAGGACGACCCGCGCCAGAGCCCCTACTTCGCCGTCCCCGAACTGCGCCAACTCATGGAGTGGGCCACCTTGCAGGTGACCTTCGACGCCGGGAGCTTGGTGCCGGACATGGCCGCTGGCGAGTACAAGCCCACGGTCACCGGCACGCCCAGGTTCGAGCCGGGGCTGCGGGGCCAGGCGCTCGTCGCGGGGGACGGCAGCGGCGCGGGCATCTACCCGCGGGCCGGCAACGCGACCTTCGACACCCAGGGCGCGGTTGCCCTGTGGATCTGCCCCGTCGCCTGGACCCACGTGCTCGGCGGCAACACGATCTTCACCGTGACCACCAACTCCACGTTCTACATGCAGCGCCAGGGGCCGTGGTATGAGGGCGCCTCGCTCAAGCGCCAGGAAGGCGTGCAGTTCCTGCTCTTCAACAAGACGGTCGGTAACGGGTCACTCATGTACGGCACGCGCGATTGGCCGCTGGGCCAGTGGCGCCTGCTGGTGGCGAACTGGTCGTGGCCCACGATGTCCTGCTCCCTCGACGGCGGCGAGTTCCAGTCCGGCACCATCAAGGGCAAGCCCCGGGCGGAGGACTTCGGGGCCATCCTGATTGGCGCGAACGGTGGGGAGAAGACGCTGGTGGATGAGGTGACCTTCTTCCGCCGACCGCTCTCAACAGCCGAGGCCAAGGCGCTGTACGAGGCCCTCTGCCCGCGCTGA
- a CDS encoding DMT family transporter: MSAHATHEPAARKPSVASTYVWLATVPLTWGFNFVALKILYKGYHFTVPGLLTARYILMVPMLLGLQLLAERNLHIRREHWRHLIIFSFVTVGVYQYLFAKAIEWTSAGESALLISSAPIFTFLITTLLGHEKFSKMGLAGVVFGFAGISLVIFGGNGSASIPETHIKGDLVMIAAAVLWASYAIFSRPLLKHYSALKVTTWAHTLGALMIIPIGFTQFARTDWMHLAPMGWACTLYFAWLAGVYGFVVWYRGVRVIGSSKTMLFQYLVPPVALIVGYFGPYLSSALKSEAPSLLQSLGVIITLSGVYIASNAKRG; encoded by the coding sequence ATGTCCGCCCACGCTACGCACGAGCCCGCGGCCCGCAAGCCCTCGGTGGCCTCCACCTACGTCTGGCTGGCGACCGTGCCCCTCACCTGGGGCTTCAACTTCGTGGCCCTCAAGATCCTCTACAAGGGCTACCACTTCACCGTGCCCGGGCTGCTGACCGCCCGGTATATCCTGATGGTGCCAATGCTCCTGGGCCTGCAACTGCTGGCCGAGCGCAACCTGCACATCCGGCGCGAGCACTGGCGTCACCTCATCATCTTCTCCTTCGTCACGGTGGGCGTCTACCAGTACCTGTTTGCCAAGGCGATCGAGTGGACGTCGGCCGGCGAGTCGGCCCTGCTCATCAGTAGCGCCCCCATCTTCACCTTCCTGATCACCACGCTGCTGGGGCATGAGAAGTTCTCGAAGATGGGCCTGGCGGGCGTCGTCTTCGGCTTCGCCGGGATCTCGCTGGTCATCTTCGGCGGCAACGGCTCGGCCTCGATCCCCGAGACCCACATCAAGGGCGACCTGGTGATGATCGCCGCCGCGGTCCTGTGGGCCTCGTACGCCATCTTCAGCCGGCCCCTGCTCAAGCACTACTCGGCGCTGAAGGTCACGACCTGGGCCCACACGCTGGGCGCCCTCATGATCATCCCCATCGGCTTCACCCAGTTCGCGCGGACGGACTGGATGCACCTGGCGCCGATGGGCTGGGCCTGCACGCTGTACTTCGCCTGGCTGGCAGGCGTCTACGGTTTCGTGGTATGGTACCGGGGCGTGCGTGTCATCGGCTCCTCGAAGACGATGCTGTTCCAGTACCTGGTGCCGCCGGTAGCGCTGATCGTCGGCTACTTCGGCCCGTATCTCAGCAGCGCCCTCAAGAGCGAGGCGCCCAGCCTGCTGCAATCGCTGGGCGTCATCATCACCTTGAGCGGCGTCTACATCGCCAGCAACGCCAAACGCGGCTGA
- a CDS encoding DUF6067 family protein has product MRTIALIALLVISVLPLHAALELPRLSFPLMQTPPTIDGTISEAEWAGAARTIGLNSQYDMKLAAREAIFWVGADSSHLYLALKMELPPTGDLLNRAVPDGDRDITAALHDDSVELVIHPHLGLTSGDRRYFHLIVNGRGAMFDRSFDPGNPQNPMTTAWRLKPWQFQNRLADGYWEVEMAIPFASLGATEADLRHPWGLRVCRNWQRGWDQSRWEGVTAAYEDVPTMPQITFDPAAPVVQVLSLRGDKAPRIEVSVANPAAGGRPLQVKAFLSDTWSRNPATEMQKNLKLAAGARQTITFNPPHGGPEGDHHTIIRVTSPDERKVYYLRDFVWKLEVPAERWTTLKEDKQAIQLQFAVYPYYRKLKVRVAIDSLTSRDKVTGAKLTFGPSEGPATSRPAVQADLQFRDYVAETILDVPELDKPVGQATSPARAGELPAVLTRYVVSVTLQGDGVPTGPVTGLYERQVFPWEHNQMGLSRRVIPPFTPITLQGKVLGTVLRDHTLGGTGVWDQVTSLGRPLLKAPMRWVAAADGRDLAVKPGDLETVSRSDDFTVTSVNFALGRARATLRSEWDQDGMAKMALSLPASSVQLDRLALEIPLDDAQMKYMHACGDGLRFNYAGFTPAGEGLVWDSSKGNRNEIVGTFYPYLWLGGGERGLAFFADSDRGYSLADKTPMIELVRQGGVLTLRVNFITKPTSLDQPRTLEFGLQATPVKPMPESPVSWRRWLNSSAPGPMVKPFTILGASYYYGALSYNLIPLDHDLSIYQAFSQARNDGQFNEDFVKQWLEKYKRFTAPGSERWTFFNNHIRAGMHTAASTPRKDGWLLAPYTNPRGSGFDIPEWPTFQDEWLQFPYYQRATTGAISYDVCPVGSYQDMAMWYYKEMMTVFDGIYWDNLYLSSNFNTIAGGAWTDENGKVHPSMGLWAMRDLVKRTAFLFHEEGRPVFANVVHMTNTCLVPVLAFANINLDWEWQYGQRDFQDRFTPELTVAETIGRQCGNIPLILSGGYYSAPNELKPWLNRTRTGVCLVHELRAWDYQPKELWDLYRRLFDFGYGEPDCRVYNYWDDGFPLQVEGVNAKAIVMVRGQKALAVVTDYGEGGNATVKLDLDSLKLPATLQPQDLETATPLPAPAAGTVTFALKKHDFKVVVWE; this is encoded by the coding sequence ATGCGCACGATCGCTCTCATCGCACTGCTCGTTATCTCCGTCCTGCCGCTGCACGCCGCTCTCGAGCTGCCGCGCCTCTCGTTCCCGCTGATGCAGACGCCTCCCACCATAGACGGCACGATCAGCGAGGCGGAATGGGCCGGGGCGGCGCGCACCATCGGCCTCAACAGCCAGTACGACATGAAGCTGGCGGCGCGCGAGGCCATCTTCTGGGTCGGGGCCGATAGCAGCCACCTGTACCTGGCGCTGAAGATGGAGCTGCCACCGACGGGCGACCTCCTGAACCGCGCGGTGCCCGACGGCGACCGCGACATCACGGCGGCCCTCCACGATGACAGTGTGGAGTTGGTCATTCACCCCCACCTGGGCCTCACCAGCGGCGACCGGCGCTACTTCCACCTCATCGTCAACGGCCGCGGCGCGATGTTCGACCGCAGCTTCGACCCCGGCAACCCCCAGAACCCGATGACCACCGCCTGGCGGCTGAAGCCCTGGCAGTTCCAGAACCGCCTGGCCGATGGCTACTGGGAAGTCGAGATGGCGATTCCGTTCGCCTCCCTCGGCGCGACGGAGGCCGACCTGCGGCACCCGTGGGGACTGCGTGTGTGCCGCAACTGGCAGCGCGGCTGGGACCAGAGCCGCTGGGAGGGCGTGACGGCCGCCTACGAGGACGTCCCCACCATGCCGCAGATCACCTTCGACCCGGCAGCGCCGGTCGTTCAGGTGCTGAGCCTGCGCGGGGACAAGGCGCCGCGGATCGAGGTGTCGGTCGCCAATCCCGCGGCGGGCGGTCGGCCCCTCCAGGTCAAGGCCTTCCTGTCCGACACCTGGAGCCGGAACCCCGCCACCGAGATGCAGAAGAACCTGAAGCTGGCGGCCGGCGCGAGGCAGACGATCACCTTCAACCCGCCCCACGGCGGTCCCGAGGGCGACCACCACACGATCATCCGGGTCACCTCGCCCGACGAGCGGAAGGTCTACTACCTGCGCGACTTCGTCTGGAAGCTGGAGGTGCCCGCCGAGCGCTGGACCACGCTCAAGGAGGACAAGCAGGCCATCCAGTTGCAGTTCGCCGTGTACCCCTACTACCGGAAGCTCAAGGTGCGGGTGGCCATTGACAGCCTCACCTCGCGCGACAAGGTGACCGGGGCGAAGCTGACCTTCGGGCCGTCGGAGGGGCCGGCTACCAGCCGGCCCGCCGTTCAGGCCGACCTGCAGTTCCGGGACTACGTAGCTGAGACGATCCTGGACGTGCCTGAACTTGACAAGCCAGTAGGGCAGGCGACCTCGCCTGCCCGCGCGGGCGAGCTGCCCGCGGTACTGACGCGGTATGTTGTCTCGGTCACACTGCAGGGCGACGGCGTACCCACTGGACCCGTGACGGGCCTCTACGAGCGCCAGGTCTTCCCGTGGGAGCACAACCAGATGGGCCTCTCCCGGCGCGTCATCCCGCCCTTCACGCCGATCACGCTGCAGGGCAAGGTGCTGGGCACGGTCCTGCGTGACCATACCCTCGGCGGGACCGGCGTGTGGGACCAGGTCACGAGCCTGGGCCGACCCCTTCTGAAGGCGCCCATGCGCTGGGTGGCCGCCGCTGACGGCCGCGACCTCGCGGTCAAGCCCGGCGACCTCGAGACCGTGAGCCGCAGCGACGACTTCACCGTCACCTCGGTCAACTTCGCCCTGGGCCGGGCTCGGGCGACACTGCGCAGCGAGTGGGACCAGGACGGCATGGCGAAGATGGCCCTGAGCCTGCCGGCGAGCAGCGTCCAGCTGGATCGCCTCGCGCTGGAGATCCCCCTCGACGACGCGCAGATGAAGTACATGCACGCCTGTGGCGACGGCCTGCGGTTCAACTACGCGGGCTTCACGCCCGCGGGTGAGGGTCTCGTCTGGGACTCCTCGAAGGGCAACCGTAACGAGATTGTCGGGACGTTCTACCCGTACCTGTGGCTGGGCGGCGGGGAGCGCGGCCTCGCCTTCTTCGCCGACTCCGACCGCGGCTACAGCCTCGCCGACAAGACCCCCATGATCGAGCTAGTGCGCCAGGGCGGCGTGCTGACGCTGCGGGTCAACTTCATCACGAAGCCCACGTCGCTCGATCAGCCGCGTACGCTGGAGTTCGGCCTGCAGGCCACGCCGGTCAAGCCCATGCCGGAAAGCCCGGTGAGCTGGCGGCGGTGGCTGAACAGTTCCGCCCCCGGCCCGATGGTCAAGCCCTTCACCATCCTGGGGGCCTCGTACTACTACGGCGCCCTCAGCTACAACCTCATCCCGCTGGACCACGACCTCTCCATCTACCAGGCCTTCAGCCAGGCGCGCAATGACGGGCAGTTCAACGAGGACTTCGTCAAGCAGTGGCTGGAGAAGTACAAGCGCTTCACCGCACCGGGGAGCGAACGCTGGACCTTCTTCAACAACCACATCCGCGCCGGCATGCACACCGCGGCCAGCACCCCGCGCAAGGACGGCTGGCTCTTGGCCCCCTATACCAACCCGCGCGGCTCGGGCTTTGACATTCCCGAGTGGCCGACCTTCCAGGACGAATGGCTCCAGTTCCCCTACTACCAGCGCGCCACGACCGGCGCCATCTCCTACGACGTGTGCCCGGTGGGTAGCTACCAGGACATGGCCATGTGGTACTACAAGGAGATGATGACGGTCTTCGACGGCATCTACTGGGACAACCTGTACCTGTCCAGCAACTTCAACACCATCGCCGGCGGCGCGTGGACCGATGAGAACGGCAAGGTCCACCCGAGCATGGGCCTGTGGGCGATGCGCGATCTCGTCAAGCGCACCGCCTTCCTCTTCCACGAGGAGGGCCGCCCCGTCTTCGCCAACGTCGTCCACATGACCAACACCTGTCTGGTGCCGGTCTTGGCCTTCGCCAACATCAACCTGGACTGGGAATGGCAGTACGGCCAGCGCGACTTCCAGGACCGCTTCACCCCGGAGCTAACGGTGGCCGAGACCATCGGCCGGCAGTGCGGCAACATCCCCCTGATCCTGTCGGGGGGCTACTACTCCGCGCCGAACGAGCTGAAGCCCTGGCTCAACCGCACCCGCACCGGCGTGTGCCTCGTCCACGAGCTACGCGCCTGGGACTACCAGCCCAAGGAGCTGTGGGACCTGTACCGCCGCCTGTTCGACTTCGGCTACGGCGAGCCGGACTGCCGCGTCTACAACTACTGGGACGACGGCTTCCCGCTGCAAGTCGAGGGCGTGAACGCGAAGGCGATCGTGATGGTGCGGGGCCAGAAGGCGCTGGCAGTGGTGACGGACTACGGCGAGGGCGGCAACGCCACAGTGAAGCTGGACCTCGACTCCCTGAAGCTCCCGGCAACGCTGCAGCCCCAGGACCTGGAGACAGCCACCCCGCTGCCAGCCCCCGCTGCCGGAACAGTGACCTTCGCGCTCAAGAAGCATGACTTCAAGGTGGTGGTGTGGGAGTAG